In Chitinophaga nivalis, a single genomic region encodes these proteins:
- a CDS encoding tetratricopeptide repeat protein — translation MKAFNFFILYRFPIGIVLLLGGITLGLTVGWWEATIVLILALVCLVTHVMFGPMRMVQEAVEAGDLERATALMNQVKFPKLLYKPIRSVYYFMQSNMAMYSNDLDKAESTIRQSIQSGSPMKEYEGMQYFQLGTIAYQKNDLKTADQNLKKAMRMGLPDKENTAAALLTLASIAMSRRDFKSAKEYFRRAKAQKPTTAQIVSQIKEMDKYISRMPG, via the coding sequence ATGAAAGCATTTAACTTTTTTATCCTATATCGTTTCCCGATAGGTATCGTGTTGTTATTGGGCGGTATTACACTGGGCCTGACTGTTGGCTGGTGGGAAGCAACAATTGTACTGATACTGGCCCTCGTGTGCCTGGTAACTCATGTCATGTTTGGCCCGATGCGGATGGTACAGGAAGCTGTGGAAGCCGGTGATCTCGAAAGAGCTACGGCCCTGATGAACCAGGTGAAATTCCCTAAACTGCTGTATAAACCGATCCGCTCTGTATATTATTTTATGCAAAGCAATATGGCGATGTATTCCAATGACCTGGATAAAGCAGAAAGCACCATCCGTCAAAGTATTCAATCCGGTAGCCCGATGAAAGAATACGAAGGGATGCAGTACTTCCAGCTGGGAACCATTGCCTATCAGAAAAATGACCTGAAAACTGCAGATCAGAACCTGAAGAAAGCCATGCGTATGGGTCTGCCGGATAAAGAAAATACCGCTGCTGCCTTGCTGACGCTGGCTTCTATAGCCATGAGCCGCCGCGACTTCAAATCCGCTAAGGAATATTTCCGGAGAGCTAAAGCACAGAAGCCTACAACCGCACAGATTGTAAGCCAGATCAAAGAAATGGATAAATATATTTCCCGTATGCCAGGTTGA
- a CDS encoding DUF5074 domain-containing protein codes for MRMISRKLQLPFILAIIGILGFSACQKKDNETSFITPNVGQGIKNGRDTFYLGESRALSPELANVKNPTFLWLVNGTVVSKDSLYTFTPTEPGDYTISYKISSGNSYNFWYYRFKVLGKYADGFFIVNEGWFGHDLGGVNFYRNGEDTIHQNVFNRENPGKTLGKTTQFGAVYNNRLYLVSKEGPLVVTDVNNMQETGRIAQLPASGNAFCGVDNNTGLVSTLDGVYQINLQTLTVGNKISGITGQAGGMIKAGNYVFVMVENAGIVVLNATDFSIVRTLPKADAGISQTPDGTIWAGGGKLLYAINPQTLAVTTTNVPFDVYGSWGGWNATMFSTSTKEVAVFVGKTNPWGAGGDEVYKYTVGNPASLNQPFIKLPTKMVLYGAAVRYNPGNNTVVVTAVHSENYQQNTLYIYDAYSGALLKQVAYNGYFFPAIPVFK; via the coding sequence ATGCGCATGATTTCACGCAAGCTTCAACTTCCTTTTATTCTGGCCATCATTGGTATATTGGGCTTTTCTGCCTGCCAGAAGAAGGATAATGAAACGTCATTTATCACTCCCAATGTAGGTCAGGGAATCAAAAACGGAAGAGATACCTTTTACCTGGGCGAAAGCAGGGCCTTAAGTCCGGAACTAGCCAACGTAAAGAACCCTACCTTTCTCTGGCTGGTAAATGGTACGGTTGTCAGTAAAGATTCGCTCTACACATTCACCCCAACTGAACCGGGAGATTATACCATCTCCTACAAGATAAGCTCCGGCAATAGCTACAATTTCTGGTACTACCGTTTTAAGGTATTAGGCAAGTATGCTGATGGCTTTTTCATTGTAAATGAAGGCTGGTTTGGACACGACCTGGGCGGCGTAAACTTTTACCGTAACGGCGAAGACACCATACACCAGAATGTATTTAACCGGGAAAATCCGGGTAAAACCCTGGGTAAGACCACCCAATTCGGCGCGGTCTATAACAACCGGTTATACCTCGTATCCAAAGAAGGCCCACTGGTGGTGACCGATGTTAACAACATGCAGGAAACCGGCCGTATTGCCCAGTTACCAGCTAGTGGTAATGCGTTCTGCGGGGTGGACAACAATACCGGTTTAGTTTCTACCCTGGACGGTGTTTACCAGATCAATCTGCAAACACTGACAGTCGGCAATAAAATCAGCGGCATAACCGGCCAGGCAGGTGGTATGATCAAAGCCGGCAACTATGTATTTGTGATGGTAGAAAATGCGGGTATCGTGGTACTGAACGCCACCGATTTCAGCATCGTACGCACTTTACCTAAAGCAGATGCGGGTATCTCCCAAACACCGGATGGTACTATCTGGGCAGGTGGCGGCAAACTGCTGTATGCCATTAATCCGCAAACACTGGCGGTAACCACTACGAATGTTCCTTTTGATGTATATGGCTCGTGGGGTGGGTGGAATGCCACCATGTTCAGCACTTCCACCAAAGAAGTGGCCGTATTTGTTGGCAAAACCAATCCATGGGGCGCTGGCGGCGACGAGGTATATAAATATACCGTTGGTAATCCGGCTTCTTTGAATCAGCCGTTTATTAAGCTGCCCACAAAGATGGTGCTGTATGGTGCGGCCGTAAGATATAACCCGGGTAATAACACCGTTGTAGTAACGGCTGTTCACTCCGAAAATTACCAACAGAATACACTTTATATCTACGACGCCTACAGTGGTGCTCTGCTGAAACAGGTAGCGTATAACGGTTATTTCTTCCCCGCTATACCCGTATTTAAATAA
- the cobC gene encoding alpha-ribazole phosphatase: MEIYLIRHTAPAIEAGICYGATDIAVADTFETEAADVKTRLPVITTDVYSSPLQRCQQLATALFGDGFTTDDRLQEMNFGSWEMLPWDDISRSALKRWADNVVFEHIPGGESYAELYTRSIQLLEEIIAKGKDATLVTHGGVIRCIMAYATDTPLADAFDFQIEYGRITHLQVLNDEIKVIFSNS, encoded by the coding sequence ATGGAAATATACCTGATCCGACATACGGCGCCAGCCATAGAAGCCGGCATTTGTTATGGCGCCACCGACATAGCTGTTGCCGATACTTTTGAAACAGAAGCGGCCGATGTAAAAACACGCCTGCCTGTTATTACCACGGATGTTTACAGCAGTCCGCTGCAACGTTGCCAGCAACTGGCTACCGCACTCTTTGGCGATGGTTTTACTACAGACGACCGCCTGCAGGAAATGAACTTCGGCAGCTGGGAAATGCTGCCCTGGGATGATATCAGCCGCAGCGCCCTGAAAAGATGGGCAGATAATGTAGTATTTGAACATATTCCGGGCGGCGAAAGTTATGCTGAATTATACACCCGCTCGATACAGTTACTGGAAGAAATTATCGCCAAAGGCAAAGACGCCACACTGGTTACTCATGGCGGTGTGATCCGGTGCATCATGGCCTACGCCACAGATACACCGCTGGCTGATGCGTTTGATTTTCAGATAGAGTATGGACGAATAACCCATTTACAGGTATTAAACGACGAGATAAAAGTAATATTTTCTAATTCATAA
- a CDS encoding adenosylcobinamide-GDP ribazoletransferase, with protein MKKQWQLVLTAMMFYTRLPVTVSTPYSPELLNRATRYLPLIGWIVAAFMAGILYLFGVIAPHSISILMSIIVGIWITGAFHEDGFADMCDGFGGGWTKEKILEIMKDSRIGTYGMTGLLLLLALKFLSLQALPLSVAILAVVAAQPLSRFVALTVIYTHRYVRENEDSKAKPVSKGIGVQDLLIAAIWGLLPFIGVVIYLQHYMLLFTLLALLPARWYLVHLMQKWIGGYTGDCLGAVQQVAETVIYLCFCILTWKYT; from the coding sequence ATGAAAAAACAGTGGCAGTTAGTACTTACTGCAATGATGTTTTATACCCGTTTACCCGTTACCGTTAGTACGCCCTATAGTCCGGAGTTGCTGAACCGGGCTACCCGCTACCTTCCCCTGATAGGCTGGATTGTAGCGGCTTTCATGGCCGGCATCCTATATCTCTTTGGCGTCATCGCGCCACACTCCATCAGCATACTGATGAGCATCATCGTCGGCATCTGGATAACAGGTGCTTTTCATGAAGATGGCTTTGCAGACATGTGCGATGGTTTCGGCGGTGGCTGGACCAAAGAAAAGATCCTGGAAATCATGAAAGACAGCCGGATAGGTACCTACGGCATGACAGGACTCCTCCTGCTGCTGGCACTTAAATTCCTGTCCTTACAGGCACTCCCGCTTTCTGTAGCGATACTGGCCGTAGTGGCGGCGCAACCGCTCAGTCGCTTTGTAGCATTGACGGTAATCTATACACATCGTTATGTACGGGAAAACGAAGACAGCAAAGCTAAACCCGTTTCCAAAGGCATCGGGGTGCAGGACCTGCTAATAGCGGCTATATGGGGCCTGCTCCCGTTTATCGGGGTCGTGATATACCTGCAGCATTATATGCTGCTGTTCACCCTACTGGCCCTGCTGCCGGCCCGCTGGTACCTGGTACACCTGATGCAGAAATGGATAGGCGGCTATACCGGCGATTGCCTGGGCGCTGTTCAGCAGGTAGCAGAAACTGTTATATATTTGTGCTTTTGCATTCTCACATGGAAATATACCTGA
- a CDS encoding Sec-independent protein translocase subunit TatA/TatB: MTTSFLNIPLLFLQEIGIKELLLIALVVLLLFGGKKIPELMRGLGSGIREFKDAKDDPKKDSKSGATDAPKAN; this comes from the coding sequence ATGACAACATCTTTTTTAAATATCCCGCTTTTATTTCTGCAGGAAATAGGTATCAAAGAATTACTGCTGATTGCGTTGGTAGTACTGTTATTGTTTGGTGGTAAAAAGATACCTGAATTGATGCGTGGTTTGGGTAGCGGCATACGTGAATTTAAAGATGCCAAGGATGATCCGAAAAAAGACAGCAAATCCGGCGCTACTGATGCTCCAAAAGCTAACTAA
- the cobU gene encoding bifunctional adenosylcobinamide kinase/adenosylcobinamide-phosphate guanylyltransferase, which translates to MIHMITGGARSGKSRYAQEQALSRSNQPVYVATAQVWDDDFAARIQRHQAERGSAWINYEETLYVSHLPLDGHTVVIDCITLWLTNFFVHHQYDIDLSLAAITAEIHALQQKAGTFIIVTNEIGMGVHAETAAGRKFTDLQGWVNQYLARVADTVVLMVSGIPMVIKQP; encoded by the coding sequence ATGATTCACATGATCACAGGCGGCGCCCGGTCCGGTAAAAGCCGGTACGCCCAGGAACAGGCGTTATCACGCAGTAACCAACCGGTGTATGTGGCCACTGCACAGGTGTGGGATGATGACTTTGCCGCCAGAATACAACGCCACCAGGCCGAAAGAGGCTCCGCATGGATCAACTATGAAGAAACCCTTTATGTAAGCCACCTGCCATTAGATGGCCATACCGTAGTGATCGACTGCATCACCCTTTGGCTGACCAACTTCTTCGTACATCACCAATACGACATCGATCTCTCCCTCGCAGCAATTACTGCTGAAATACACGCGCTCCAACAGAAAGCAGGTACCTTTATCATCGTTACGAATGAAATAGGCATGGGTGTACATGCTGAAACCGCTGCCGGAAGAAAGTTTACCGACTTGCAGGGATGGGTCAATCAATACCTTGCCCGTGTAGCCGACACCGTAGTGCTGATGGTTTCCGGCATTCCCATGGTCATTAAGCAGCCGTAA
- a CDS encoding DUF6580 family putative transport protein — MSLKNLNPQFGVLLLFILAAGIIRVVLGADANMSPIAMFTPVGAMALFGGASFSRNWKAYAFPLLTLFASDVILMQVFHKAYASGLLYKGWIWNYTSFALIVLLGQVIIKKVSPGNIILASVGAALVHFLISNFGVWVSGSTDITTGLPFTKDVAGLTKCYILAIPFMQYTLIGNLIYSTIFFGSFELVKRRLRLAR; from the coding sequence ATGTCTTTAAAAAATCTTAATCCGCAATTTGGTGTATTGCTATTATTTATTCTCGCAGCAGGTATCATACGTGTTGTATTAGGAGCGGATGCAAATATGTCTCCCATTGCGATGTTTACACCGGTTGGTGCGATGGCATTGTTTGGCGGCGCTTCATTTTCCCGTAACTGGAAAGCATACGCATTTCCTTTACTGACCTTGTTTGCCAGCGATGTAATTCTGATGCAGGTTTTCCATAAAGCATATGCATCCGGCTTACTGTATAAAGGATGGATCTGGAACTATACCAGTTTTGCCTTGATTGTACTGCTGGGACAAGTAATCATTAAAAAAGTAAGTCCGGGTAATATTATATTAGCCTCCGTAGGCGCTGCCCTGGTTCACTTCCTCATTTCCAACTTTGGCGTATGGGTAAGCGGCAGCACAGATATCACTACCGGCCTGCCTTTCACCAAAGATGTAGCTGGCCTGACCAAATGCTACATACTGGCGATTCCTTTCATGCAATATACCCTGATCGGTAACCTGATTTACAGCACGATCTTCTTCGGTAGCTTTGAACTGGTAAAACGCAGACTGCGTTTGGCCCGCTAA
- the cobT gene encoding nicotinate-nucleotide--dimethylbenzimidazole phosphoribosyltransferase: protein MRHPIQIPPVSQALKAVLQDKIDQKTKPPGSLGKLEQVALQAGMIQNTLTPELKKPAIIVFAGDHGIAAEGLVNPFPQAVTAQMVYNFLQGGAAINVFCRQHQLQLLVVDAGVNHAFAPHPLLKDRKIAMGTQHILHRPAMSQEQCALALQAGAEEVTLLHAGGCNTVGFGEMGIGNTSAAALLMSHFTGIPVAECTGAGSNVQQLTQKRAVLQQVMAHHATPLSPEQALATFGGFEIAMITGAILQAAALGMLVVIDGFIVTSALLVAAAIQPAVKDYCIFAHCSEEKGHRKMLEHLGVHPLLQLDMRLGEGTGAALAIPVIQSAVAFLTEMASFNSAQISNRTI, encoded by the coding sequence ATGAGGCATCCGATTCAAATTCCGCCTGTATCGCAGGCATTAAAAGCCGTATTACAGGATAAGATAGACCAGAAAACCAAACCGCCAGGCTCACTCGGCAAACTGGAACAGGTGGCCTTACAGGCCGGTATGATACAAAATACGCTTACACCGGAACTGAAAAAACCAGCGATCATCGTATTTGCAGGCGATCATGGTATTGCCGCAGAAGGGCTGGTAAACCCTTTTCCACAAGCCGTTACCGCGCAAATGGTCTATAACTTTCTGCAGGGTGGCGCCGCTATCAATGTATTCTGCCGCCAGCATCAACTGCAGTTACTGGTAGTAGATGCCGGTGTTAATCACGCATTTGCGCCGCATCCTTTATTAAAAGACCGTAAAATAGCCATGGGTACGCAGCATATCCTGCACCGGCCAGCCATGTCGCAGGAGCAGTGTGCACTGGCGTTGCAGGCGGGTGCGGAAGAAGTAACCCTGCTGCATGCCGGTGGATGCAATACGGTAGGCTTCGGGGAAATGGGTATTGGCAATACCTCAGCAGCAGCCCTGCTGATGAGCCATTTTACCGGTATACCTGTAGCGGAGTGCACAGGCGCCGGCAGCAACGTACAACAGCTCACCCAAAAACGGGCGGTACTGCAGCAGGTAATGGCACACCATGCCACGCCTTTATCACCCGAACAGGCACTGGCTACCTTCGGCGGATTTGAAATAGCCATGATCACAGGCGCCATCCTGCAGGCAGCTGCGCTGGGCATGCTGGTGGTGATAGACGGATTTATTGTTACGTCGGCCCTGCTGGTAGCAGCAGCCATACAACCTGCTGTAAAGGACTACTGTATTTTTGCCCATTGCTCAGAAGAGAAAGGACATCGTAAAATGCTGGAACACCTGGGCGTACATCCCTTGCTGCAGCTGGATATGCGGCTGGGAGAAGGTACCGGTGCCGCCCTCGCCATACCGGTCATACAAAGTGCGGTGGCTTTCCTCACCGAAATGGCCAGTTTCAACAGTGCACAGATATCAAACCGGACTATATGA
- a CDS encoding TonB-dependent receptor plug domain-containing protein: protein MHLKLYPALCLCLGLATAATAQDSSRISQLNGVTVTATKGPQKASETGKVVTILSRAYLEKNSGKTIAVILNEQAGLIINGAENTRGTIPGIYMRGASTENALVLIDGLPVNDASQISSSFDLNAITPDQVEKIEILRGSQSTLYGSNAVAGVINIITRQAGSKPFGLTANMGYGSYNDYQGGLSIHGRARRFSYLLGYKYEKTDGFSDAYDSTGKAGFDKDGFRQHSLFAKLGLQATSRWNLQYLFSMSDYHHALDDHNYTDDKDYNGQYKYLLNGISSKYTFNKGSWHVLYNYQRNKRNVRNDSTDVAPMTYAKYDETLFASQTHQLETYVNWDVTKEVRLIAGGVFTTSRIEQQNLTLSPRPGSQFVTNGISPDSSHASQISGYATMLLHPGNGFNLELGGRFNYHNLYGNNQTISINPSYLINQQHKVFINIASAYKIPSLYQLYVAGYGNRNLLPESTISYEAGYQASFRQPRLDLRITGFARDTRDLIIFYYDGATGYSQYRNADKQRAYGAELEATWNITSGLDLTMNYTFVDGRITQQLANNKDTSYYNLYRVPKHALHATLGYQVTPALYTSVTARYIGQRYETRTPMGDYYTLDWYGEYKFGNLLKIFTGLRNITNYQYFDVLGFNTRRFNFNTGIIFNL from the coding sequence ATGCACTTAAAACTTTACCCTGCTTTATGCTTATGCCTGGGCCTTGCCACTGCGGCCACAGCTCAGGACAGCAGCCGTATCAGCCAACTGAACGGCGTTACGGTTACCGCTACCAAAGGCCCTCAGAAGGCCAGCGAAACCGGCAAAGTAGTTACGATTCTCTCCCGCGCATACCTGGAAAAAAACAGCGGCAAAACCATTGCCGTTATCCTGAATGAACAGGCCGGCCTTATTATCAATGGCGCAGAAAATACCCGGGGAACCATCCCTGGTATTTATATGCGGGGCGCCAGTACCGAAAACGCCCTGGTGCTGATAGATGGTCTGCCAGTAAATGATGCCTCTCAGATCAGCAGCTCCTTTGACCTCAATGCGATTACACCGGACCAGGTGGAGAAAATTGAAATACTGCGTGGCAGCCAATCTACCTTATACGGCTCCAACGCAGTAGCGGGCGTCATCAATATCATTACCCGGCAAGCCGGCAGCAAACCATTTGGCCTGACCGCCAACATGGGTTATGGTAGTTATAATGATTACCAGGGCGGCCTGAGTATACATGGGCGGGCCCGCCGCTTCTCCTATCTGCTGGGATACAAATACGAAAAAACCGATGGTTTTTCTGATGCCTACGACAGCACCGGAAAAGCCGGTTTCGATAAAGATGGTTTCCGGCAACATAGCCTCTTCGCCAAACTGGGCCTGCAGGCCACTTCCAGGTGGAACCTGCAATACCTGTTTTCCATGAGCGATTATCATCATGCCCTGGATGATCACAACTATACTGATGACAAAGACTATAATGGTCAATATAAATATCTGCTGAATGGCATCAGCAGTAAATATACCTTCAACAAAGGCTCCTGGCACGTCCTGTACAACTACCAGCGCAACAAACGTAATGTGCGCAATGACTCCACCGATGTAGCGCCCATGACCTATGCCAAATACGACGAAACACTTTTTGCCTCCCAGACCCACCAGCTGGAAACCTACGTCAACTGGGATGTCACCAAAGAAGTCAGGCTCATTGCCGGCGGCGTGTTCACCACTTCCCGGATAGAACAACAAAACCTGACGTTATCACCCCGGCCCGGCAGCCAATTCGTTACCAATGGCATATCGCCAGACAGTTCGCACGCCAGCCAGATCAGCGGATATGCTACCATGCTGCTACATCCGGGGAATGGCTTTAACCTGGAGCTGGGCGGACGTTTCAATTATCATAATCTCTATGGTAATAATCAAACCATCTCCATCAATCCATCTTACCTGATTAACCAGCAGCATAAGGTTTTTATCAATATTGCTTCGGCCTATAAAATACCTTCTCTCTACCAGCTGTATGTAGCCGGTTATGGCAACAGGAACCTGCTACCGGAATCCACCATCAGCTACGAAGCCGGTTACCAGGCCTCCTTCCGGCAGCCCAGACTGGACTTACGGATAACGGGCTTTGCCCGGGATACGCGGGACCTGATCATTTTTTATTATGACGGGGCCACCGGCTACAGCCAGTACCGCAATGCAGATAAACAACGTGCCTATGGGGCTGAACTGGAAGCCACCTGGAATATTACCTCCGGGCTGGACCTCACGATGAACTATACTTTTGTGGATGGCCGCATTACCCAACAGCTAGCCAACAACAAGGATACTTCCTACTATAATCTGTACCGGGTTCCTAAGCATGCCCTGCATGCCACGCTGGGCTATCAGGTAACCCCGGCCCTGTATACCAGTGTTACCGCCCGATACATCGGCCAGCGCTACGAAACAAGGACTCCGATGGGTGATTATTACACCCTGGATTGGTATGGTGAGTATAAATTTGGTAACTTGCTGAAAATTTTCACTGGGTTGAGAAATATTACAAATTATCAATATTTTGATGTCCTTGGTTTTAATACCCGGCGGTTCAATTTCAACACCGGTATTATCTTTAACTTATAA
- a CDS encoding DUF5690 family protein, giving the protein MLHIPWIQRRLQRAHHLVFSLYAGLVAFGTYSCMYAFRKPFTAGIFEGMTFLGIDYKIWLVITQTIGYACSKFYGIRFIAEMKGDRRAQSIILLIAVSWLSLLCFALLPAPWNIPFLFINGFPLGMIWGLVFSYLEGRRSTEFMGAVLSISFIFSSGFVKSVGKITVVDWGVTEFWMPFVTGLVFAAPMFLFIFLLEQIPPPTAADEQVRTKRAPMNKRDRQAFLQAFLPGLILLIASYVMLTVLRDMRDNFAADIWKDLGFGAQAGIFTQTEVPISIAIIIIMGLLVFVKNNFHAFILNHFIVITGFLIALISTILFRQHRIDPVWWMTLTGLGLYMGYIPFNCIFFERLIAVFKYVSNVGFIIYVADSFGYLGSVGVMLFKNFSGIDVSWSHFFMDAVLGVSVTGILLMMASSWYFKKKYDAVNNKSNATVSGEVQIAG; this is encoded by the coding sequence ATGTTACATATTCCCTGGATACAACGGCGGCTGCAGCGGGCACATCACCTTGTTTTTTCATTATATGCAGGGCTGGTGGCCTTTGGTACCTATTCCTGTATGTATGCCTTCCGGAAGCCATTTACCGCTGGTATTTTTGAAGGAATGACCTTCCTGGGAATCGACTATAAGATATGGCTGGTGATCACGCAAACAATCGGGTATGCCTGCAGTAAGTTTTATGGTATTCGCTTTATTGCAGAAATGAAAGGCGACAGGCGTGCACAAAGTATCATCCTGTTGATTGCTGTTTCCTGGTTGTCGCTGTTATGTTTTGCGTTGTTGCCGGCACCCTGGAATATTCCTTTTCTGTTTATTAATGGTTTCCCGTTGGGGATGATCTGGGGGCTGGTGTTCAGCTATCTGGAAGGCCGCCGCAGTACAGAGTTTATGGGAGCGGTATTATCTATCAGTTTTATCTTCTCTTCCGGATTCGTCAAATCAGTGGGTAAGATAACGGTGGTAGATTGGGGTGTAACGGAGTTCTGGATGCCTTTTGTAACCGGATTGGTCTTTGCGGCACCCATGTTCCTTTTTATTTTCCTGCTCGAACAAATACCGCCGCCAACAGCTGCGGATGAACAGGTACGTACCAAACGCGCGCCTATGAATAAACGGGACCGGCAGGCCTTTTTACAGGCTTTCCTGCCAGGGTTGATATTACTTATCGCCAGTTATGTAATGCTGACAGTGCTCCGGGATATGCGTGACAACTTTGCGGCCGACATCTGGAAAGACCTGGGTTTTGGGGCGCAGGCGGGCATCTTTACACAAACAGAAGTACCGATATCCATCGCTATTATCATCATCATGGGATTACTCGTGTTTGTAAAAAACAACTTCCATGCTTTTATACTGAATCATTTTATTGTGATCACCGGCTTCCTGATTGCCTTGATCAGCACCATTCTTTTCCGGCAGCATCGCATTGATCCGGTATGGTGGATGACGTTGACCGGTTTGGGTTTGTATATGGGATACATTCCGTTTAACTGTATCTTCTTTGAGCGGCTGATCGCGGTTTTTAAATATGTCAGTAATGTGGGCTTTATTATTTACGTAGCAGATTCATTCGGCTACCTGGGTAGTGTAGGCGTAATGCTGTTTAAGAATTTCAGCGGCATAGATGTTTCCTGGAGCCATTTCTTTATGGATGCTGTGCTGGGCGTAAGTGTTACCGGTATCTTGCTGATGATGGCTTCTTCCTGGTACTTTAAGAAAAAATATGATGCAGTGAACAATAAGTCAAATGCAACCGTGAGTGGAGAAGTGCAAATCGCAGGATAG
- a CDS encoding EamA family transporter, with translation MWKGITLVLLGAISFGILSTIVKLGYHEGFILAELCSVQAGFGMLALWGIHFLSGAPTYGLKNKDVRTSFILGSSTGLVSLTYYKSVQYIPASIAIILLMQFTWMSMMAEWIIYKKRPSGIQWLAVFFILAGTLLAGGVINSGANQLNWTGIGFGLLAALCYTVFIVVSGRIGQSLTPVLKSAWIVSGAFVIITCIFPPVYLINGRFLGSSLWMWGLPLALFGTVLPPFLFSKGMPQTGVALGAILSAAELPVAMIAATIFLHESVSALQLLGVIIILSAIAMANLKRKQAKEARILNP, from the coding sequence ATGTGGAAAGGCATTACCCTTGTGTTACTGGGAGCGATCAGTTTTGGCATATTATCTACCATTGTTAAATTAGGCTACCACGAAGGATTTATACTGGCTGAGCTTTGCAGCGTACAAGCCGGATTTGGCATGCTCGCCTTATGGGGCATCCATTTTTTATCAGGTGCACCCACCTACGGTCTTAAAAACAAAGATGTACGTACTTCTTTTATTCTGGGTAGTTCTACCGGGTTGGTCAGTCTGACTTATTATAAGAGTGTACAATATATCCCCGCCAGTATCGCCATTATCCTGTTGATGCAGTTTACCTGGATGAGTATGATGGCAGAATGGATCATCTACAAAAAACGCCCTTCCGGTATTCAATGGCTGGCCGTATTTTTTATTTTAGCCGGTACCCTGCTGGCTGGCGGTGTTATCAACAGCGGCGCTAACCAGTTAAACTGGACCGGTATCGGTTTTGGCCTGCTGGCCGCTTTATGTTATACCGTTTTCATTGTAGTCAGCGGTCGTATCGGGCAATCACTCACCCCGGTACTAAAAAGTGCCTGGATTGTCAGCGGCGCCTTTGTTATCATTACCTGTATTTTTCCTCCCGTTTACCTGATAAACGGTCGTTTTCTAGGCAGCAGCCTGTGGATGTGGGGATTACCACTGGCGCTTTTTGGTACTGTGTTGCCTCCTTTCCTGTTTTCCAAGGGAATGCCGCAGACCGGCGTGGCCCTGGGTGCCATTCTGAGCGCAGCAGAACTACCGGTAGCCATGATTGCCGCCACTATTTTCCTGCATGAATCGGTGAGCGCCCTACAGCTGCTGGGGGTAATAATTATCCTGAGCGCCATTGCCATGGCCAATCTGAAACGGAAACAAGCCAAAGAAGCCCGTATTTTAAACCCATGA